From the Helianthus annuus cultivar XRQ/B chromosome 17, HanXRQr2.0-SUNRISE, whole genome shotgun sequence genome, the window TGTTCAGGTTCATTCTGTTGTTGATGAACATTCGGGATTGTGTGTCCCGGATGAAACACAAACTGAAGTTTTTTTAATTATGGGAGATATGCTTCATAGTTATGTTAAGTGGCCTAGACAATATGTAAAGGTATACTTTCGTTTCATATTTTACATTGTATTTTAGCATAtaaatatttacttttaatatttaTGGTTAAATTGTAGCTTTTGAACGGAGATGCACCAAGCAAATCAAGCGGGTATATGGTAATTAAACATATGAAAGAGTTTATCGACTCTATACAACATGATTTGGTTAACCGAGTGAGTTTTTGTAAATATTCATAAACTTTGTCTATTACATTCAATTATATATATTTGCAATCTAACTTttgtatttatttgtttttagctTTGTATATTTGCAATCTAACTTttgtatttatttgtttttagctTTGGAACGAAGAAGAGCATTTTGAAGAATCTCAAATTGAGAATTTAGTGGTATAGATTTAGTGTCGGGATTTATTAAAAAGATGTTTTGATGTTGTAAGCATTAGTTTGTGTTTCATACTTTTGTAACTCGATATACTTGAGCGGGTTGTTTAATACTAGTCAAATTTTGTCGTGAGCATAGGTATTTATGTATAATTGGAATTTTATTGGGAAATATTAATGAAAATTCTGGAATTttgtaaaaaattaaaaatttataatttttttcttgTCTTACTTTCTGGTGCTATggagatttgtttttttttttcgtgCTATGTAAATTTGTTATTATTTGACACTGATTTTTTGATGGTGTATTTAAATATTTAATGGAGATTTTCATCATTGATTTTTTTGTGGTGTGTTTGGAGATTTAATGGTGCTGTTATTGAACAGCACCAACAAATCCCATTATTTGGTGCCATATTTGTTGGTGCTCTATTATTAAGCATAAAATAGAGCTAGGGCTGTCTCTGAAAATCACAAAAAGAATTTTGGCCATGTGCAAGATAAAAAATGTGGGCCCTATTCGAAAATCTCCAtttaatataaactcatcaatcacTAAAATTTATTTGGATGTAATTTAAATAGTTATTTTTAGCTAAGTTTAGGaagtaatttattaattaaagagAAAGATACAGTGAACAAAATTAAACATTAAATGTCACtaacaaaaaaaagaaaaacaataaagaatTTGGAGACGTCAAGATTAGAACCCGGGTCTCCTTATTGTTAAAGCAATATAATAACCACTAGTACAAGAACCCATTTATGTTATTTCTCGATTCAATACATATATATTCTATCTTTTACAACATAAATTCTATagaaaattaaaaagatttgggCCTTCAGAGGGTTTGAGCCTTGTGCCATCGCCCACCCCGCACCCTGTACGGGTCGGCCCTGAATACAACACTAAAAAGGTTATTTTGTACTAGTGGCCCTCCGCAACACAACGTGGCGAGACTTCTCCAAAGATGAAAACAAACCGGACTGGAAAAGAAGAAGAGGAATTGGCCAAGGCTTGAGTCTACAGTTCTGAAGGCCTCATATATGGGATTTAGAAATGATCTGCTTCATCTGAGAGAAAGGTTCATAAGTGATAAGAAGGTTGAATCAACGATTCCCACCACCAACCATAATGTCCATAAACATTGTAGGCCCAGGCTTCCAATCATGAACATACAAAACCAAACACAAACGATTTGGAGACTAACACGTCTCATACTCTTTTATTATTAAACTTAAGTCGACAAAGAAATCCTGACTACAAAACCATGTATTATTAACATATAAATAAGCAACTTTAATATGCATACATGTGTTGTAACATGTGCTTagtgagtttttcaaaaaaaactataatttttctttttaaccctaaagtttttatctttaacaatttaagtttaaagtttaatctttgtttccttaacactaaagttttaatatttgacaatttaagtttaaagttttaatctttagtaatttaacccttttgattaatttgatttttcacttctaattcaaaagtttgtATCTTATACGATTTAATCACTTTGATTAAtctgatttttcacttctaattcaaaagtttccatcttttgtaatttaaccactttgattttttatACTTATGTGTGGTAATCTTGGCTTTTGGgggtttttaaaacaaaaaatggttatgcatatggttgttaaAACCTTGGCTTTTGGGGGTTtttttaaccactttgattttttttacttatgtgtggtAATCTTGGCTTTTGgggtttttaaaacaaaaaatggttatgcatatggttgttaaAACCTTGgcttttggggttttttttttaaaaattaatttttttacttttcacccaaaagtatttcataaattacttttaaaccaaaactatttgtttttttacttttaacacaaaactttttatcttttgcaatctatcctcacaacttttttttttattttcagctttggtcctttatagtttttgtTTTCCGTAAATTTTTCGATTTatacttcgttctaaattttgtgacttaacacaatGGAaggtgcgtctttggtttaacgtttttacgtttcgttctaaattttacatcgtctatttttttcccgtttgacatgTTCAACATAATGTGCGCGTCTTAAAtcaacttagttataactaaagaatcatCGCCGCAAATgtggcgggtcgtaattctagtttatACTAAACATGAACTTATCCTAAACCTACTCAAACTCTATTTAATATAAACTTATCTAACAAACATAATTCAAACTAATTTTATCTCTAACTAACTTGAATTATCTTTAACCATATTAACTTTCTGGATAATCCTTCAAATCCGAATTATCTCTTAGACATAACTTAAAATGGAAGGATATGAACACGAAGATCGACAAGTTCATGAATCGGCGAAGTGGTCACTCAGACATAGATGGATTGAAGGCTACAACTAAAGAATTAAATTTAGGAACCAACATTCAAAGAACGGATTCAATCATCTTTCAACGTGGGAAGTTCTTAAAAATCACTTAAAAGGGTTTTGTTCTTCCGTGGGTGCCGAGTTTCACTAATCATCTACAGACCAACAGTATCTTATAAATATGGTTCTCAATTTAACATTTTAACTGAAGAAAACGTGAAGTAGCACAACTTTACGATGAGAATGAAATCAATCTacttttaattgtttttatttattcttATAAAAGTTAAATACCATAATAAACATCAAGTTAAGTGAGTTTGATAAAAGTTAAATACCATAATAATCATCAAGTTAAATGAGTTTGATATTTATGAAACTACAAAGAGTTGTTGACGATGGGGCCCACCGGTAGCCCGATGAACCCATCTTGGGCTTCCATCATTTAGGCCATTGCACAAGCCCACATTAGACTCTTTCTTTTAAAAATGCAACTATAGAAAAGACGGGAAACAAAAGAGGATCCAAAGCTCTGCAATGCAATTAATGCATgacagagagagagaaagggccTCGCCGGAAACTGGTACTCGCAGTTGGCTTCATTAATGAAGTCCAGGATCTATCCGTTGAGACTCAGACACGTGTTTGAGTCTCCCAAAGCTTCCAAGAAACCGTTAGATGATCATGGTGGCATGCCCTAGGAGGATAAGCAACCCCTGTTATATAAGAAAGGTGATATGTCCGGCGAAGGTAAGCATTAAAGCCCTTTCTCATTAAACACACAGAAGAATCTCTCTCATTCAATACACAAGCACCACATTAATTCCGACAACCTCGGACCTCATTTACTCCCCACATTATCCCGAATTCACACCAAGGAGAATATTCCGGCTATTATCCTCGTCGGAATAAGCTTTTCATTatctccggcaagtttacttattctcacgccagagcTTGATCACGGATTCCCCCCCCCCCACGGGGTcctccgtggcgaggctaacggttttcTTTCTTGTAGAACAGCAAAGCAAGATCTTTACAACGTTGACAAGGCCCATTGACCGTCACTCGGGACTTGAGGACTCGCCAGTTGTACTTAATTAAAAAAGAACATAAAAAAAGAGTTAGCTAATTAAgagaaaacacaaaaagaaaagaTAAGAGAGACAAACTAAAAATGTAATATTATTAAAACCAAACTGTTTCAGAAAATTAGAAAAAAACAATTTGACAAAAATGATAAAACTTCTAGAAAATAATATATGGTGTAGCTAAAATGTTTTGATTTTATCAGAAATAGTATAAGTGTAATGAGAAAAAATGAGATCATAATAAATGATCATTGAAACTTGAAAGGGCCGGGGTCTATTTACTAAAATGTCTTTCCAAATTTATTGCTTTTAAATCCAAAATGGAAGACATATTACGCCAGCCACCCGTAATGGGTTTTTTTAAAAAGTCTCTAGACCGTTCTCTGggtgtttttttcaaaaaaaaaaatgcttTTGCCGTTCTTTTTTCCACGCCTTTATTCTAATTCTTTGGTCAAtatcattttttatggtttttttatttaattctattacagcccttttaacataatgtccCACGATgctcacatccccactacactcattttagaaaaacgcctcATAATTTTCCATTGCTGACTGGACTACCAATTACGCAAAACGCCCAAagatggaggcattatttgtgtcttccactacacatggtcgTAGAACTGTAATGTATACTTTGGAAAATATAAAAGACTACAAAATTGAGACTTTTCTCAATTCTAGAATAATATCAAAGATTTTTCCAAACAGAATAGAAAGTAAGCTTCGtgtaaaaatattatataaaccCTAAGAACCATGAAGAGAGTGCACCTACAGCCCCACAAGCAGAAATCTGATATTCCATACATCTATCAAAGGATATAATGGATAAGAAGCAGATAGCCATCGTGGGAGCCGGAATTGCCGGTCTCCTTGCATGTAAATACTGTCTCTCCAAAGGATTCAACCCCATTGTCTTCGAGTTTGAATCCGACATTGGTGGCGTATGGGCTAAAACCATCAAAACCACTAGGCTCCAGATACCCAAAACCATGTATCAGTTTTCTGATTACCCGTGGCCGGCTTCTGTTACCGACGACTTCCCCACCCAACAAGAGATGATAGATTATATCCGCTCATACGCTACCCATTTCAATCTCATACCCCACATTAAGCTCCAGTCCCGAGTTAAGGGAATAGACTACGATGGACCATCATCGAATACATGGTCTCTTTGGAATGGAACCGGAGAAGCATTTCCACCGGAAGGCAAGTGGAACGTGACGGTTGAAAACGCTCAAACTGCCACTACCCAGGTATGCATGCATGGATTTTATGTTACTTTTTTACCGGCTAACTCTCACACACTTTCAGCCTCAATAAGAGGGATACTTTTTTTCATACGCCTTGGTACCATTAGACTCTTGCATATCATAAATATTTGCAGCGGAATCTTATGTATATATTCGATCGATATAAGCACAGAAAATATATGAACAGTTTGATGGACAATCTAATGTAACATAAATTGTCTTGGTAACCGGTAATGTTTGCCGGTAAAacctatatatacatacacataagaaCGGTTATAAGAGTAGTTATGTTTGGCGGGAATAACCGTCGTTGAAACGGTGCTATCCAACCAATCATATCCATTCGAATATATCCGTTCATTTACACATATAAATCTAATAATTATTGGTTTAATACACATACTAATTATAAATTATGTTTATAATACTAATACTCTCCCCTAAACATAATTTGGTTTAAGAGAGTTCTTGAGCACACTGTTGTTTGCTTCGTTAACGGCTTTCTTTGCCCTCGAGAAGTCGAATCTTTTCCTCTGAAGCTTCTTGAGACCATGCCAGTCACTTCCTCCATAGAAGACATAATGATCTGCAGTCACATCTTGTATCGTTTTGGAGTTTCCTTGTAACCAGCCAACTCCACCTGTTTGACCTGCATATAAAGCATAATGGCAGACTTCCTTCTCTGCTGCACCTTCACTCGACGAACACTCTACAGCCTCTGTTAGAACTTTGTTTTTAATCACTTCATTATCTCCGTCACTCCTGCATTCTTTGGGATCTTCTGTCTTCTCATCCTCCTTTCGGTTTGCCATTTCTTGTGTTATTTTGAACTTGTAGTAGTATACAAGTACGTCCAGATACATTGCATAAATCAACCGCATGTATTCACCATCTTCAAATTCGAAACCCGTGTCTTTTGCTATCATTGCCCACGTACCACTTTCAGTAACATGCCGGTGACCACCTTCTCTCTTTACAGCCATATAGAGATCCAACAAACATACTCTCCGATTGTTTGAAATCACAGCAGGCAGCGGTCTTGATTGTATTTCTAATTTAACTTTAAGGAACCATTCTATCATCTTCTCAAATGTGATTTCAAGATAATGTTtgtatttcagaaaatactcaaCATCATCAAGCATATCCAACAGGGCTTTACAATCATTAAAATCATTGAACTTCATTGCTTGTAAGATTAGAATATTCCAATCCGGTTCACTTGCAGATATGTTTAATTTCTCAAAATAATCATTCAAAAAATCTGTCTTATACTTCTCATGTTCATGCCCTTTATCTATCACACTTTGCTTTTCTAATTCACCCATTTCTTCTTCTCTTGTCATCCCGGAATGGCTATTCCTTTTATTGTTTATGGGAACACTGAAAGTTGGGTATAATTTGCACTTATCTCCCATAAATTTTACCGTATACCCCTGAGTAATTAACTGATCATAACTTAATATGTTTCTGTCTATGTCCGTAGTGTATAATACACTTTGAATACGTATCTTTTCAGATCCGGACACAACATCTACTACACCAACGCCTCGTATAAAGAAAAAATGGTTTTCCCCAGTCTTAGTTTCAACATGAGACATATTTTTAATTCTTTTAAACATGTCTATGTTATTACAGAAATGACGTTTGAGAGATCTGCTAACATACCACATATCGGACCAATATCCTCCATCGGTTCCTTCCAGAATGAATTCCAGTCGCTCTTCAATCTGATGATTGTTGTCTTCCGCAGACCCTTCTTGAATTCCAACGTTCACTGCTTGACGTAATAATTGATTCTCTtcatccttttctttttcttggCATGAAGATATTTGATGTCCGGGCATATTGCAGTAGTAACATCGACGTTCTATTCTTCTTCGATCTCGTCTTTCTTCTGAACAGTGGGCGCATGGCATCATTGAAGATGTTGGCCTGAGATTGTTGCTGATTGAAatactggctctgataccactttctTGCATATCATAAATATTTGCAGCGGAATCTTATGTATATATTCGATCGATATAAGCACAGAAAATATATGAACAGTTTGATGGACAATCTAATGTAACATAAATTGTCTTGGTAACCGGTAATGTTTGCCGGTAAAacctatatatacatacacataagaaCGGTTATAAGAGTAGTTATGTTTGGCGGGAATAACCGTCGTTGAAACGGTGCTATCCAACCAATCATATCCATTCGAATATACCCGTTCATTTACACATATAAATCTAATAATTATTGGTTTAATACACATACTAATTATAAATTATGTTTATAATACTAATATAGACTATAAGCCCTTTGGTATGAATGCATGCATGGATAACTGTTTACATGTGGTTTTCTAATTAAATGGTTCTGCATCGAATCAATGACGGTCTTAAATAGTTACTTATGGAACAACTAGGTTTACACGGTGGATTTTGTGCTTCTATGTGTGGGAAGATTCAAAGATGTTCCAAGCATGCCCCAATTCCCGGCGGGGAAGGGTCCAGAAGTTTTCCGAGGACGGGCTATGCACTCAATGGAATACGCGGCCATGGATCACGACAAAGCTGAAGAGTTTGTGAAAGGAAAGAAGGTGGTCGTTGTGGGGTTCGGGAAATCAGGACTTGATATTGCAAGGGAGTGCTCATCTATCAATGGTTAGTTTAAGCTTGGTCATTGTCATATTTTAAATATTGTCCCCTAGAGAAATTCAGGGTGTTGACAAAACGTCAATAACTATCATAATATTGAAACTTGAGATGGAATAATGGTTAACAAAAGAAAActcaaagataataataataataatagatttGGTTGAAAATTGTAAAGTTTTCATGCACGATATATGTTTCAGGTCCAGAGCATCCATGTTCGATAGTGTATAGGCACGATCATTGGAAGCTATCAGGATGGTTTATATGGGGAATTCCGTTGGTGGATATCATGTTCAGTCGAAGCACGATGCTTTCCGTTCATAAGCCAGGGGAAGGTTTTCTACTTAGGCTTCTGGCCACATTACTCTCACCTGTAGTAAGTTACTCAAAATTAAATTGTGTTAATTACTAtgatatttattaaaaaaaatgttgacCAACAAGTGAATGAATCACAACAGCGTTGGGGAATCATGACCCTCGTCGAAAGTTATGCCAAAATGACTCTTCCACTCTCCAAGTTTAACATGGTACCACAACATAGCCTCGCGAAAGACATCTCCTCGGGTTTGGTTTTGAATATGCCAGATCCCGACAATTTCTTTGATGCTGTCGACAAGGGAAGCATCAAGTTGAAGAAATCTCCAAGTTTTGAGTTTTATGAAAAAGGGATTTTCATCAGTGACGACAACATACACATAGAAGCGGACATAGTTATTTTTGCTACTGGATTCAATGGTGTAGACAAACTCGCGCATATGTTTGAATCAAGAACATTTCGTCACTACATTGCTGACTCACCTCGCGTCCCTCTTTACAGGTAATTTAATTAGTAGCACATGTTTTCGCTTTTGAATATCTATAAAAAATGTTAAACTAATAATTATTTTCTATAGGGAATCCATTCATACTAGGATACCACAACTAGCGGTAATTGGATTTTCTGATGGTCTTTCAAGCCTTTACACCTCTGAAATGAACAGTCGATGGGTGACGGCACTTCTAGAAGGCGCGGTTAAGCTACCAAGCGTCAAAGACATGCAAAAAGACATCAGCAGATGGGACGAATATATGAAACGATCATCTGGGGAATACCATACTCGATCCGTCTTAGGTGGTATAGAGATT encodes:
- the LOC110923498 gene encoding probable flavin-containing monooxygenase 1 codes for the protein MDKKQIAIVGAGIAGLLACKYCLSKGFNPIVFEFESDIGGVWAKTIKTTRLQIPKTMYQFSDYPWPASVTDDFPTQQEMIDYIRSYATHFNLIPHIKLQSRVKGIDYDGPSSNTWSLWNGTGEAFPPEGKWNVTVENAQTATTQVYTVDFVLLCVGRFKDVPSMPQFPAGKGPEVFRGRAMHSMEYAAMDHDKAEEFVKGKKVVVVGFGKSGLDIARECSSINGPEHPCSIVYRHDHWKLSGWFIWGIPLVDIMFSRSTMLSVHKPGEGFLLRLLATLLSPVRWGIMTLVESYAKMTLPLSKFNMVPQHSLAKDISSGLVLNMPDPDNFFDAVDKGSIKLKKSPSFEFYEKGIFISDDNIHIEADIVIFATGFNGVDKLAHMFESRTFRHYIADSPRVPLYRESIHTRIPQLAVIGFSDGLSSLYTSEMNSRWVTALLEGAVKLPSVKDMQKDISRWDEYMKRSSGEYHTRSVLGGIEIWYNDLLCKDMGMNPIRKKGLMANLFEAYGPMDYAQV